A single window of Thermodesulfobacteriota bacterium DNA harbors:
- a CDS encoding substrate-binding domain-containing protein, which yields MKRFPRAIGTTCTAFVLLVILLAAPAFAEERLRMSTTTSTENSGLLAVLLPPFEKKHGCKVDVVAVGTGKALKLGEAGDVDVVFVHARTLEDKFVANGFGVDRKDVMYNDFILLGPKDDPAGVLKTKTAPEAFRAIAAKGSPFISRGDASGTHIKEKEIWAASGTAPKGAWYIEAGQGMGEVIMMADQKRGYALADRGTYIAFRKKSDLVIVREGDRDLWNPYGIIPVNPKKFAHAKYDLAMKLVDFITGKEGRALIEGFKIEGQQLFFVYPETAGK from the coding sequence ATGAAACGGTTTCCACGCGCGATCGGGACGACGTGTACCGCATTCGTTCTCCTTGTTATCCTTCTTGCCGCACCGGCCTTCGCGGAAGAGAGGCTCCGGATGTCCACCACGACCTCCACGGAGAATTCGGGGCTCCTCGCCGTGCTCCTCCCGCCGTTCGAGAAGAAGCACGGGTGCAAGGTCGACGTCGTCGCCGTCGGGACGGGCAAGGCGCTCAAGCTCGGGGAGGCGGGCGACGTGGACGTCGTGTTCGTGCACGCCCGGACGCTCGAGGACAAGTTCGTGGCGAACGGCTTCGGTGTCGACCGGAAGGACGTCATGTACAATGACTTCATTCTACTGGGGCCCAAGGACGACCCCGCCGGGGTGCTGAAGACCAAAACCGCCCCGGAAGCGTTCCGGGCGATCGCCGCGAAGGGAAGCCCGTTCATCTCCCGCGGCGACGCATCGGGTACCCATATCAAGGAGAAGGAGATCTGGGCCGCCTCCGGCACCGCTCCCAAAGGCGCCTGGTACATCGAGGCGGGGCAGGGGATGGGCGAGGTCATCATGATGGCCGACCAGAAGCGCGGATACGCCCTGGCCGACCGCGGGACGTACATCGCGTTCCGGAAGAAGTCCGACCTGGTCATCGTCCGCGAGGGAGACAGGGACCTGTGGAACCCGTACGGGATCATCCCGGTCAATCCGAAGAAGTTCGCGCACGCGAAATACGACCTCGCAATGAAGCTCGTCGATTTCATCACGGGGAAGGAAGGACGCGCCCTCATTGAAGGATTCAAGATCGAGGGGCAGCAGCTCTTCTTCGTCTACCCGGAAACGGCCGGGAAATAA
- a CDS encoding TOBE domain-containing protein produces MKDSRSRGSSSSSSTRKRPGNKGDGPFGGYRIRLLEEIGRLGSITAAARAVGVSYKTAWDAVDAMNNASERDLVCRVAGGSGGGGTTLTEEGKETVRKCRILRTEHEKFMERLDRRLGGAYRCYSIFRGVAMRISARNVLTGKVLEIRKGDVNSEVLLRLKGGDTLCAVITNRSVETLGLAAGKDAYGIVKSSDVILGKELQGTRVSARNLLQGTVDRIVHGPVSAEVSVKLPGGSVLASVITEGSAKSLELAPGDSVCALVKASNVILGVDG; encoded by the coding sequence TTGAAGGATTCAAGATCGAGGGGCAGCAGCTCTTCTTCGTCTACCCGGAAACGGCCGGGAAATAAGGGCGACGGCCCCTTCGGAGGATACCGGATCCGCCTCCTGGAAGAGATCGGACGGCTCGGATCCATCACGGCGGCGGCCCGCGCGGTCGGCGTCAGCTACAAGACCGCCTGGGACGCCGTCGATGCCATGAACAACGCATCGGAGCGGGACCTTGTCTGTCGGGTGGCCGGCGGCAGCGGCGGCGGGGGCACCACGCTCACCGAGGAAGGGAAGGAGACGGTCCGGAAGTGCCGCATCCTCCGGACCGAGCACGAGAAATTCATGGAGCGCCTCGATAGGCGGCTGGGAGGCGCGTACCGCTGTTATTCCATCTTTCGGGGGGTCGCCATGCGGATCAGCGCTCGGAACGTCCTTACGGGGAAGGTGCTTGAGATCCGGAAGGGGGACGTCAACTCGGAAGTGCTCCTGCGCCTCAAGGGCGGAGACACTCTCTGCGCGGTCATCACCAACCGCAGCGTCGAGACGCTGGGCCTCGCCGCGGGGAAGGATGCCTACGGGATCGTCAAATCCAGCGACGTGATCCTCGGAAAGGAGCTCCAGGGGACGAGGGTCAGCGCCCGGAACCTGTTGCAGGGAACGGTGGACCGGATCGTTCACGGCCCCGTGAGCGCGGAGGTCTCCGTCAAGCTGCCGGGAGGGTCGGTCCTTGCGTCCGTCATCACGGAGGGGAGCGCGAAAAGCCTGGAGCTGGCGCCGGGCGATTCCGTATGCGCCCTCGTCAAGGCGTCCAACGTGATCCTGGGCGTGGACGGCTGA